The sequence below is a genomic window from Candidatus Cloacimonadota bacterium.
AAAACCATGGGATATGGCTGCTGGAAGTTTGATCGTAACAGAAGCCGGAGGAAATATTTCTCAATTCAATGGAGAAAAATGGCATTATCTCGATGATACGATCATTGCTTCGAATGGGAAGATGCATGAGGAAATGATCGAGATATTGAATGTAGCACAGAATTGTATTCTGTGAAAAATTCTTCCGCTTATAAGCGAAGCGAGAAGTGAAGGATTTCTTATAGGTAAAAACCTGTTAATTTCAAGTCCTCGTCGCTTTACTCCTTAGGGCTCGAAATTAAT
It includes:
- a CDS encoding inositol monophosphatase, translating into KPWDMAAGSLIVTEAGGNISQFNGEKWHYLDDTIIASNGKMHEEMIEILNVAQNCIL